The following coding sequences are from one Cervus canadensis isolate Bull #8, Minnesota chromosome 4, ASM1932006v1, whole genome shotgun sequence window:
- the PCDH1 gene encoding protocadherin-1 isoform X4 → MGPLRHSPGPGERRLLLPTLLLALLLLLAPSPGHATRVVYKVAEEQPPNTLIGSLAADYGFPDVGHLYKLEVGAPYLRVDGKTGDIFTTETSIDREGLRECQNQLPGEPCILEFEVSITDLVQNGSPRLLEGQIEVQDINDNTPNFASPVITLPIPENTNIGSLFSIPVASDRDAGPNGVASYELQVGPEAQELFGLQVAEDQEGKQPQLIVMGNLDRERLDSYDLTIKVQDGGNPPRASSALLRVTVLDTNDNAPKFERPSYEAELSENSPIGHSVIQVKANDSDQGANAEIDYTFHQAPEVVRRLLRLDRNTGLITVQGPVDREDLSTLRFSVLAKDRGTNPKSARAQVVVTVKDMNDNAPTIEIRGIGLVTHQDGMANISEDVAEETAVALVQVSDRDEGENAAVTCVVAGDVPFQLRQASETGSDSKKKYFLQTTTPLDYEKVKDYTIEIVAVDSGNPPLSSTNSLKVQVVDVNDNAPVFTQSVTEVAFPENNKPGEVVAEVTASDADSGSNAELVYSLEPEPAAKGLFTISPETGEIRVKTSLDREQRESYELKVVAADRGSPSLQGTATVLVNVLDCNDNDPKFMLSGYNFSVMENMPALSPVGMVTVIDGDKGENARVQLTVEQDNGDFVIQNGTGTILSSLSFDREQQSTYTFQLKAVDGGVPPRSAYVGVTINVLDENDNAPFITAPSNTSHRLLTPQTRLGETVSQVTAEDIDSGVNAELTYSIAGGNPYGLFQIGSHSGAITLEKEIERRHHGLHRLVVKVSDRGKPPRYGTALVHLYVNETLANRTLLETLLGHSLDTPLDIDIAGDPEYERSKQRGNILFGVVAGVVAVALLIALAVLVRYCRQREAKSGYQAGKKETKDLYAPKPSSKVSKGNKSKGKKSKSPKPVKPVEDEDETGLQKSLKFNLMSDAPGDSPRIHLPLNYPPGSPDLGRHYRSNSPLPSIQLQPQSPSASKKHQVVQELPPANTFVGTGDTTSTGSEQYSDYSYRTNPPKYPSKQVGQPLRLSTPQPPPHPYHGAIWTEVWE, encoded by the exons ATGGGGCCCCTGAGGCACAGCCCAGGCCCCGGGGAGCGACGTCTGCTGCTGCCCACCCTGCTGctagcactgctgctgctgctggctccGTCCCCAGGCCATGCCACTCGGGTGGTGTACAAGGTGGCTGAGGAACAGCCGCCCAATACCCTCATCGGGAGCCTCGCTGCCGACTACGGTTTTCCCGACGTGGGCCACCTGTACAAACTAGAGGTAGGCGCCCCGTACTTGCGGGTGGATGGCAAGACGGGTGACATCTTTACCACCGAGACCTCTATCGACCGTGAGGGGCTCCGTGAATGCCAGAACCAGCTCCCTGGTGAGCCCTGCATCCTGGAGTTTGAGGTGTCTATCACGGACCTTGTGCAGAATGGCAGCCCTCGGCTGCTGGAGGGCCAGATAGAGGTTCAGGACATCAATGACAACACGCCCAACTTCGCCTCGCCAGTCATCACACTGCCCATCCCCGAGAACACCAACATTGGCTCACTCTTCTCCATCCCGGTGGCTTCGGACCGAGATGCTGGCCCCAACGGCGTGGCGTCATATGAGCTGCAGGTGGGGCCCGAGGCCCAGGAGCTATTTGGGCTGCAGGTGGCAGAGGACCAGGAGGGGAAGCAGCCGCAGCTCATCGTGATGGGCAACCTGGATCGGGAACGCCTGGACTCTTACGACCTCACCATCAAGGTGCAGGATGGTGGCAACCCCCCACGCGCCAGCAGCGCCCTGCTTCGGGTCACTGTGCTCGACACCAATGACAACGCTCCCAAGTTCGAGCGGCCATCCTACGAGGCTGAGCTGTCTGAGAACAGCCCCATAGGCCACTCAGTCATCCAG GTGAAGGCCAACGACTCAGACCAAGGTGCCAACGCAGAGATCGACTACACTTTCCACCAGGCGCCTGAAGTCGTGAGACGTCTTCTGCGACTGGACAGGAACACCGGACTTATCACTGTGCAGGGCCCCGTGGACCGTGAGGACCTGAGCACTCTCCGTTTCTCGGTGCTTGCCAAGGACCGTGGCACCAACCCCAAGAGTGCCCGGGCCCAGGTGGTGGTGACTGTGAAGGACATGAACGACAATGCGCCCACCATCGAGATCCGTGGCATAGGGCTGGTGACACACCAGGACGGGATGGCTAACATCTCGGAGGATGTGGCGGAAGAGACAGCTGTGGCCCTGGTGCAGGTATCTGACAGAGATGAGGGAGAGAATGCGGCTGTCACCTGCGTGGTAGCAGGCGATGTGCCCTTCCAACTCCGCCAGGCCAGTGAGACGGGAAGCGACAGCAAGAAGAAGTACTTCCTGCAAACTACCACCCCACTCGACTACGAGAAGGTCAAAGACTACACCATCGAGATTGTGGCCGTGGACTCTGGCAACCCGCCACTCTCCAGCACCAATTCCCTCAAGGTGCAGGTGGTGGATGTCAATGACAACGCGCCTGTCTTCACCCAGAGTGTCACCGAGGTCGCTTTCCCAGAAAACAACAAGCCGGGTGAAGTGGTCGCTGAGGTCACTGCCAGTGACGCCGACTCGGGCTCCAATGCTGAGCTGGTTTACTCTCTGGAGCCTGAGCCAGCTGCCAAGGGCCTCTTCACCATCTCACCTGAAACTGGAGAGATCCGGGTGAAGACATCCCTCGATAGGGAACAGAGGGAAAGCTATGAGTTAAAGGTGGTGGCAGCCGACCGGGGCAGCCCTAGCCTCCAGGGCACAGCCACTGTCCTCGTCAACGTGCTGGACTGCAATGACAATGACCCCAAGTTTATGCTCAGTGGCTACAACTTCTCGGTGATGGAGAACATGCCGGCACTGAGTCCGGTGGGCATGGTGACTGTCATTGATGGGGACAAGGGGGAGAACGCACGGGTACAGCTCACAGTGGAGCAGGACAATGGTGACTTTGTTATCCAGAACGGCACGGGCACCATACTCTCCAGCCTGAGCTTCGATCGGGAGCAGCAAAGCACCTATACCTTCCAACTGAAAGCTGTGGACGGTGGTGTCCCACCTCGCTCGGCTTACGTTGGTGTCACCATCAACGTGCTGGATGAGAATGACAACGCACCTTTTATCACTGCCCCTTCCAACACCTCCCACCGGCTGCTGACCCCCCAGACCCGTCTGGGTGAGACAGTCAGCCAGGTGACAGCTGAGGACATTGACTCTGGTGTCAATGCTGAGCTGACCTACAGCATCGCTGGTGGCAACCCTTATGGACTTTTCCAGATTGGGTCACATTCTGGTGCCatcaccctggagaaggagattgAGCGCCGCCACCATGGGCTGCACCGCTTAGTCGTGAAGGTCAGTGACCGAGGCAAGCCCCCACGCTACGGCACAGCCCTGGTCCACCTGTATGTCAACGAGACCCTGGCCAACCGCACGCTGCTGGAGACCCTACTGGGTCACAGCCTGGACACACCGCTGGACATCGACATCGCCGGGGACCCAGAATACGAGCGCTCCAAGCAGCGCGGCAACATCCTCTTTGGTGTGGTGGCTGGTGTCGTGGCCGTGGCCTTGCTCATTGCCTTGGCTGTGCTAGTGCGCTACTGCCGGCAACGGGAGGCCAAGAGTGGCTACCAGGCCGGCAAGAAGGAGACCAAGGACCTGTACGCCCCCAAGCCCAGCAGCAAAGTTTCCAAGGGCAACAAAAGCAAGGGCAAGAAGAGCAAGTCTCCCAAGCCTGTGAAACCGGTGGAGGATGAGGATGAGACCGGCCTGCAGAAGTCTCTCAAGTTCAACCTGATGAGTGACGCCCCCGGGGACAGTCCGCGCATCCACCTGCCCCTCAACTACCCACCAGGCAGCCCTGACCTGGGTCGCCACTATCGCTCTAATTCCCCACTGCCTTCCATCCAGTTGCAGCCCCAGTCGCCCTCCGCCTCCAAGAAGCACCAGGTGGTGCAGGAACTGCCGCCTGCAAACACATTCGTGGGCACCGGGGACACGACGTCCACGGGCTCTGAGCAGTACTCCGACTACAGCTACCGCACCAACCCCCCCAAATACCCCAGCAAGCAGGTAGGCCAGCCCTTGAGGCTCAGCacgccccagcccccaccccacccctaccacGGGGCCATCTGGACCGAGGTGTGGGAGTGA
- the PCDH1 gene encoding protocadherin-1 isoform X3 — protein sequence MGPLRHSPGPGERRLLLPTLLLALLLLLAPSPGHATRVVYKVAEEQPPNTLIGSLAADYGFPDVGHLYKLEVGAPYLRVDGKTGDIFTTETSIDREGLRECQNQLPGEPCILEFEVSITDLVQNGSPRLLEGQIEVQDINDNTPNFASPVITLPIPENTNIGSLFSIPVASDRDAGPNGVASYELQVGPEAQELFGLQVAEDQEGKQPQLIVMGNLDRERLDSYDLTIKVQDGGNPPRASSALLRVTVLDTNDNAPKFERPSYEAELSENSPIGHSVIQVKANDSDQGANAEIDYTFHQAPEVVRRLLRLDRNTGLITVQGPVDREDLSTLRFSVLAKDRGTNPKSARAQVVVTVKDMNDNAPTIEIRGIGLVTHQDGMANISEDVAEETAVALVQVSDRDEGENAAVTCVVAGDVPFQLRQASETGSDSKKKYFLQTTTPLDYEKVKDYTIEIVAVDSGNPPLSSTNSLKVQVVDVNDNAPVFTQSVTEVAFPENNKPGEVVAEVTASDADSGSNAELVYSLEPEPAAKGLFTISPETGEIRVKTSLDREQRESYELKVVAADRGSPSLQGTATVLVNVLDCNDNDPKFMLSGYNFSVMENMPALSPVGMVTVIDGDKGENARVQLTVEQDNGDFVIQNGTGTILSSLSFDREQQSTYTFQLKAVDGGVPPRSAYVGVTINVLDENDNAPFITAPSNTSHRLLTPQTRLGETVSQVTAEDIDSGVNAELTYSIAGGNPYGLFQIGSHSGAITLEKEIERRHHGLHRLVVKVSDRGKPPRYGTALVHLYVNETLANRTLLETLLGHSLDTPLDIDIAGDPEYERSKQRGNILFGVVAGVVAVALLIALAVLVRYCRQREAKSGYQAGKKETKDLYAPKPSSKVSKGNKSKGKKSKSPKPVKPVEDEDETGLQKSLKFNLMSDAPGDSPRIHLPLNYPPGSPDLGRHYRSNSPLPSIQLQPQSPSASKKHQVVQELPPANTFVGTGDTTSTGSEQYSDYSYRTNPPKYPSKQLPHRRVTFSATSQAQELQDPSQHSYYDSGLEESETPSSKSSSGPRLGPLALPEDHYERTTPDGSIGEMEHPENEPAGRSRP from the exons ATGGGGCCCCTGAGGCACAGCCCAGGCCCCGGGGAGCGACGTCTGCTGCTGCCCACCCTGCTGctagcactgctgctgctgctggctccGTCCCCAGGCCATGCCACTCGGGTGGTGTACAAGGTGGCTGAGGAACAGCCGCCCAATACCCTCATCGGGAGCCTCGCTGCCGACTACGGTTTTCCCGACGTGGGCCACCTGTACAAACTAGAGGTAGGCGCCCCGTACTTGCGGGTGGATGGCAAGACGGGTGACATCTTTACCACCGAGACCTCTATCGACCGTGAGGGGCTCCGTGAATGCCAGAACCAGCTCCCTGGTGAGCCCTGCATCCTGGAGTTTGAGGTGTCTATCACGGACCTTGTGCAGAATGGCAGCCCTCGGCTGCTGGAGGGCCAGATAGAGGTTCAGGACATCAATGACAACACGCCCAACTTCGCCTCGCCAGTCATCACACTGCCCATCCCCGAGAACACCAACATTGGCTCACTCTTCTCCATCCCGGTGGCTTCGGACCGAGATGCTGGCCCCAACGGCGTGGCGTCATATGAGCTGCAGGTGGGGCCCGAGGCCCAGGAGCTATTTGGGCTGCAGGTGGCAGAGGACCAGGAGGGGAAGCAGCCGCAGCTCATCGTGATGGGCAACCTGGATCGGGAACGCCTGGACTCTTACGACCTCACCATCAAGGTGCAGGATGGTGGCAACCCCCCACGCGCCAGCAGCGCCCTGCTTCGGGTCACTGTGCTCGACACCAATGACAACGCTCCCAAGTTCGAGCGGCCATCCTACGAGGCTGAGCTGTCTGAGAACAGCCCCATAGGCCACTCAGTCATCCAG GTGAAGGCCAACGACTCAGACCAAGGTGCCAACGCAGAGATCGACTACACTTTCCACCAGGCGCCTGAAGTCGTGAGACGTCTTCTGCGACTGGACAGGAACACCGGACTTATCACTGTGCAGGGCCCCGTGGACCGTGAGGACCTGAGCACTCTCCGTTTCTCGGTGCTTGCCAAGGACCGTGGCACCAACCCCAAGAGTGCCCGGGCCCAGGTGGTGGTGACTGTGAAGGACATGAACGACAATGCGCCCACCATCGAGATCCGTGGCATAGGGCTGGTGACACACCAGGACGGGATGGCTAACATCTCGGAGGATGTGGCGGAAGAGACAGCTGTGGCCCTGGTGCAGGTATCTGACAGAGATGAGGGAGAGAATGCGGCTGTCACCTGCGTGGTAGCAGGCGATGTGCCCTTCCAACTCCGCCAGGCCAGTGAGACGGGAAGCGACAGCAAGAAGAAGTACTTCCTGCAAACTACCACCCCACTCGACTACGAGAAGGTCAAAGACTACACCATCGAGATTGTGGCCGTGGACTCTGGCAACCCGCCACTCTCCAGCACCAATTCCCTCAAGGTGCAGGTGGTGGATGTCAATGACAACGCGCCTGTCTTCACCCAGAGTGTCACCGAGGTCGCTTTCCCAGAAAACAACAAGCCGGGTGAAGTGGTCGCTGAGGTCACTGCCAGTGACGCCGACTCGGGCTCCAATGCTGAGCTGGTTTACTCTCTGGAGCCTGAGCCAGCTGCCAAGGGCCTCTTCACCATCTCACCTGAAACTGGAGAGATCCGGGTGAAGACATCCCTCGATAGGGAACAGAGGGAAAGCTATGAGTTAAAGGTGGTGGCAGCCGACCGGGGCAGCCCTAGCCTCCAGGGCACAGCCACTGTCCTCGTCAACGTGCTGGACTGCAATGACAATGACCCCAAGTTTATGCTCAGTGGCTACAACTTCTCGGTGATGGAGAACATGCCGGCACTGAGTCCGGTGGGCATGGTGACTGTCATTGATGGGGACAAGGGGGAGAACGCACGGGTACAGCTCACAGTGGAGCAGGACAATGGTGACTTTGTTATCCAGAACGGCACGGGCACCATACTCTCCAGCCTGAGCTTCGATCGGGAGCAGCAAAGCACCTATACCTTCCAACTGAAAGCTGTGGACGGTGGTGTCCCACCTCGCTCGGCTTACGTTGGTGTCACCATCAACGTGCTGGATGAGAATGACAACGCACCTTTTATCACTGCCCCTTCCAACACCTCCCACCGGCTGCTGACCCCCCAGACCCGTCTGGGTGAGACAGTCAGCCAGGTGACAGCTGAGGACATTGACTCTGGTGTCAATGCTGAGCTGACCTACAGCATCGCTGGTGGCAACCCTTATGGACTTTTCCAGATTGGGTCACATTCTGGTGCCatcaccctggagaaggagattgAGCGCCGCCACCATGGGCTGCACCGCTTAGTCGTGAAGGTCAGTGACCGAGGCAAGCCCCCACGCTACGGCACAGCCCTGGTCCACCTGTATGTCAACGAGACCCTGGCCAACCGCACGCTGCTGGAGACCCTACTGGGTCACAGCCTGGACACACCGCTGGACATCGACATCGCCGGGGACCCAGAATACGAGCGCTCCAAGCAGCGCGGCAACATCCTCTTTGGTGTGGTGGCTGGTGTCGTGGCCGTGGCCTTGCTCATTGCCTTGGCTGTGCTAGTGCGCTACTGCCGGCAACGGGAGGCCAAGAGTGGCTACCAGGCCGGCAAGAAGGAGACCAAGGACCTGTACGCCCCCAAGCCCAGCAGCAAAGTTTCCAAGGGCAACAAAAGCAAGGGCAAGAAGAGCAAGTCTCCCAAGCCTGTGAAACCGGTGGAGGATGAGGATGAGACCGGCCTGCAGAAGTCTCTCAAGTTCAACCTGATGAGTGACGCCCCCGGGGACAGTCCGCGCATCCACCTGCCCCTCAACTACCCACCAGGCAGCCCTGACCTGGGTCGCCACTATCGCTCTAATTCCCCACTGCCTTCCATCCAGTTGCAGCCCCAGTCGCCCTCCGCCTCCAAGAAGCACCAGGTGGTGCAGGAACTGCCGCCTGCAAACACATTCGTGGGCACCGGGGACACGACGTCCACGGGCTCTGAGCAGTACTCCGACTACAGCTACCGCACCAACCCCCCCAAATACCCCAGCAAGCAG